The genomic stretch TATTCTAGAAAAAGGATGGAAGAGCTTAAGTCTTTTTCTAACGTTCTTATTGATAGCGGAAGTTTTCGTGCTCCGTACTCGTGGAGTATGGTTGGCAGTTTTTATTTCGGCCTTTGCATTTCTTTTAATGTTTTTCACTTTACGTAAACGCCAATCTTTGGATGTTAAATTTCCTATCAAACAAATTGGGTTGGCTGCGGGTATGGCGGTTGTGCTCTTGATAGCATTGTTTTCTGCAGCTAAAGTGAGCAGTTCTGTTTCTGATACGACTAACTTGGAGAACCGATTTGTTTTTTGGAACAACAGCCTGGAAATGCTGAAAGAAAACCCTGTACTTGGCGTAGGGCCTGGTAACTGGAAAATCAACTTTCCAAAATATGGCTTACAAGGTCTTGAGAATAGTGTGCTCCAAGGGATAACTCATGTTCAGCGACCACACAATGACTATCTATGGGTGCTTACCGAGGCGGGTCCATTGGCGCTTATTTTCTATGTTGGAATTTTTGCTTTAGCTTTTTTACAATTAGCTAAAAGCTTTAAGCAGCCCCTCAATAAAAAGGATTTGACAATAGATATTTCGGTTGGCTTTGGCTTGATGGCATACCTTGTTTTTTCATTAACAGATTTTCCACTTGAACGTACGAGTCATGGGCTTTTGGTGGTTGCTATGCTGGCTTTGGTTTTTAGAAACGTTCAGCTTGATCAGGTTAAGGGATCCAATGTTTCGGCAAGAGCACTTATGGTAATAATATTGGGGCTGGGGGTGTTTTCTACCACGGTTTGTGCTTATCGCTGGCAAGGTGAAAAGGCAAGTGTGAAGGTACTGGACGCCAACTCTCAGCGAAATGCTCAGCGCATGATTCCCGCTGCGGAAGAAGCCCTGAACCCTTACTACAACATGGATAATTTCGCCAACCCAATTCGCTATTACAGCTCTTTAGGCAAGTTAGTGTTGAAAGACATTAATGGTGCTATGCAAGATGGTTTAGAAGCTGTGGATGTGGCCCCTTACAATATTATTGCGCTTAACCAATTAGGCAATGTATACAAGGCCCAAAAGCAAACAGATTTGGCTTTGGAAACTTATGATAAAGCTACCGAAATATCGCCAGTGATGGAAGCTGCGCGCATGAGCTCAGCAGAAATATATTTGGACAAAGGCGATTATATTTCTGCTTATGGCGAAATGAAATATATGTTTAGAAACACCAAAGGGCCGAGGTATCAAAAAATAATGGAAGCCATACTTCCAGCTCTGGTTGGTAATTTTGAAGAGCATGGTGAATATAATTCTTTGGTTCAATACTTACGAAGTAAAAACCCTAAAACACCTGCACAAATGCTTGCCTTTTATCGGGAGTGGAAAAAGCATTAACGGGAGATTTTTAATATAGCTAAAAGTTGAATTAGCTTTTGGTTTTGAGTAAGGAGACCGGCTTTATTATAAAACTTTTTTGCCTCTTCAAATTTTCCGTTTTTGTGATAAAATCGGCCTACCTCCCAGTTTTTGCGAGCTATGGCTTTCTGATAAATTGAATCATCAAACCAAGCTAGTTCGTGGTATTTTGAAATCACATTCACCACGTGCTTTAAATGCTCCAAAATACGAGTGCTCATACCACCAGTCTCTCGGTATTTGGTTAGGGGCTTATCGAGGTGTTTAAATTTTTTGTCGGCTTGCAGCAACCTTAACCATAGGTCAAAATCTTCAGCTCCATGCACAGTTGGATTTTCGCTAAATGGAAATTCTAAAAGTAAGCCAGTTCGAATCACCACAGCCGAAGGCATTAATGGGTTTCCTTTTGTAAGAAGGTCTTCGATTGAGTGAATAGGAAAGATATCCCTGTTTCTATCACGGCTGCCGCCAAAAGTGGTAAAACTGTGATAAATAACATCTGCTTGATTTTTGGTGAGATTGCTGGATATTTCGGCTAGCTTATTTGGAAGCCAAATATCATCGGCATCAATAAAAGCCACCCAAGGGTTTTTAGAAGCACGGATAGCACGGTTACGTGCATTGCCGAGCCCTCCGTTTTCCTGATTTATTAATGTGAAATCTATTTTGGGATTGGCCTTGTTCCACTTTTGTAAAATCTCCGCAGATCTGTCGGTACTTCCATCATTCACGCAAATCACTTCAAAGTGAGGATAAGTTTGGGCAGCGATACTTTGCAGCGTGTCCGCTAAAGTTTTCGCGGCATTGTACACTGGAATTATAATGGAGAAAGTTACACTCAATGTTGAAAGTATTTTTTAGGGAATAACCAGTTTCTGAGCTGCTTGGCAAGCTTGAGCAATCCGGTTGCCCTAATAACAAATCGCACCATCAAAAAGAGGATGTGATACAAAATGCGAGGCAGGAGCCAGGGATAGTATTTTCTGAAAGTAGTGTACAGTTTCCAGTTGGTGCGCACATAGCCCGCATTTCGCTTTTGAAAAAATAAGCTACCAATCCACCATCTAGCTACTATAGCCATGGCTTTATCTGCATTTTCATCACTACCTGGGATGTGCTCACGCAAATAGTTGTTGATGGTAATTATTTCATTGTAAACTTGTCCTGTAGCTCGAGCACGGTGACGCTGCGTGTGCTCATGTACTCTAAAATAGTTGAGGTGCTTAGCGCAAAATGCAAGGTTGCTATGTGTTAATATTTTAGCATAGAGAAACCAGTCTCCGTTGAGTTTCATGGAAGTGTCAGCCATGCCAATATCCATATAAACAGATTTACGGATAATGGCTCCACTAGCATTGGGGATCGGATTATGGAAGTACAACCAGTCTTTCCCTGCTTCCTTCCCTGGTTTTACAAAATCCTTTTCCCACTCTTTAGTTTTATAGATAAACTCCAAATTTTTGGAGTAGCTATTCATTATCTGACTCTCTTCGTTTACCAAATACGTTTGAGCGTAAGCAATACCCACATCAGGGTTATTATCCAAAAGTGGGACTAGCTCTTCCAATAAAGTGGACTCGCAATAGTCATCACTTTCAGCAAACCAAAGATATTCGCCCTTAGCCATCTCCGCACCTTTATTCCATTGAGAAAAAGTGCTACCCGTGTTTTCGGTATTAAAAACGGTTTTGATATTCGGATTTAATCCAGCATATTCATTTATTACCTCACGGCTATTGTCTGGTGATTTATCATCCAATATGATAAGCTCAAAGTCGGTGAAAGTTTGTGCAAGCACACTTTCAATCCTCTGCGGCAAATAGGCTTCGTGGTTATAGTTTGGAATTATTACAGATACTTTGGGCATAGTGGCTAAAGAGGGCAAAATACGTGATTTACAAACAAAGGTTTATGACGTTTTTACGTAATGAGCAAAAAGTTGGCTGAGTTGCTTTCCTGTAAATTTTTCAAGTTGAGTAATGGCAGTTTTATTTAATGTAGAAATCTCGTGATAGTCAATTTCGAAATATCTATCTCCAAGTAGGTTTTTATAACTTCTTCCTTGATCAATGTACTTTTTCCAAAGCTCACGGTTAAAGTTCATATCATTTAGTCGTGGATCATTTACTTCACCTTTTACAGTGTTTCGCTTGGAAAGGCTTTTAGCTACTTCTTCGCAATCACGTGTTACATGTATCACCTTTACATTAGGGAAAAGGCTTAGCCACATATTTAATGTAAATGTATTTCGCGGATCTTTCCATCCCCAAGCTGGAGATTTTAACGCATAACTCAGTTGCTGAAGTTTCCCGTTTATTTTAAAATGTTCATTATATAAAGCTTTCGCAGGAATGGTTTTCCAAAATAATTTTTCTGGTACTTTGGGTTCCAGCCAACTAGCGCTTGCCGCCCATAAAGTCTGTTGGTTGAGACTCAAAAAGTGCATAGCCTCATAATTATGGTCTTTGATAACGCCCATAAAAATTCCGGCCTTTTCAAGTACTTTAGCTACCAAAGAAGTACCGCTTCGGTGCATTCCTATTATGATAATGGGTGATTTAATACGCCAATGATTTTAAAGATTTTTAGAAACAAGACGAAAGTACTATTTCTGCATATACCTAAAACAGGGGGGACGGCAGTAAAAAAAGCGCTGAAGAAAAAATTTAAGCCAAAAGAACTTCAGCTTATTTATGGATTTGAAAACTTTAAAACGGGTGTGCGCGATTTTGCGACAAACAAAAAGAGCTTAGGTATTGGTCATTTTGGGTGGGAACCAGAGATGGAGAACATGTTTAAAGATGCCTTTAAAATCACATTCTTAAGGCATCCTGTTGCTAGAGTTATTTCACACTACTGGCATTTTCAGCGTTCTACTCTTGAGGGTGATCAATATTTGAAAGGGATGAGTTTTGAAGATTTTTTGGAAACATCCTTTGCCCAAGATTGGCAAACAAAAAGATTGGGTGGCGGCTTGTATGACACTTCCCTTACTAGTAAAGCTTGTTTCGAGGAGGCTTTAAAAAACGTGAAGTCTCGTTTCGAATTTGTAGGGATTACCGAAGAGATGGATAAAAGTGCAGCTATTTTAAGCAAAAAACTTTCTATTGATATTGGCGATGTAAAACGAAAAAATGTAAATCCCGAAAAAGCAAAAGAACATGAAATGGCATTAAAATATGAGGCGGTCATTTTAGCGAAAAACCAATATGATTTGCAGCTTTATGAAGCGGGCTTAACTAGGTTAAATTTGTGCTGATACAATCAACCACCTTAATAAGGGCCAACTCTAAAGCTCTTTCCCATAAATCCAATCCTGATCAATAAATACCCCAGGACTATCTCTAAAGCTTGTTAGGCCGGCTCCGTAATAATCTCCTTGAATAACCTTAAAGCTTAAGGCGCGCTCAACCCGGTCGCACTTTATTCCATTAATAAACAAATTGGTAGTAATATAGTAGGAGCCTTCAGCTAATGGAAGCCTATCAAAACGGCACACAGAGCGGCCTTTGGCCGCAACCTGCTGAAAAGGAAAATTAGCCATTTGGTTACTCAGTGAAGTAAGATACTCGCCATTTTCATTAAAAATATTAAGTCTGAAATTTAGATTGGCTATCTCCTGCATTTCGGTTGCTTCATATTCAATTTCTAACGCTGCAGGCTTTCCAGATTGCAAAAGTTCTTCCTGATTCTTCCATTGAAGCTTAGTGATTTTTGCTCCTCCTACACCTTTTCTGTCTGTGCGTAAACCAATGGGTAGCTCCTTGCTCAGGATATCCATGCTTTGAAGGTACGCTGCTGTTATTTCATCAGGACTTCCAACCTGAACAATTTGTCCTTCTTTTAGCCAAATTACTTCATCACATAGTTGGCGTACGGCACTCATATTGTGGCTTACAAACACCACCGTTCGATGATCCTTTGTACTGGCGTCATTCATTTTCTCCAAACATTTTTGCTGAAACGTGGCATCTCCCACTGCCAGTACTTCATCCACCAAAAGTATATCTGGGGTAAGGTTTGCAGCTACAGAAAATGCTAGACGAACGTACATGCCGCTGCTATAGTGTTTTACAGGGGTATCAATAAAATCGGCTACACCGCTAAAATTTATAATATCATCAAACTTGGCTTTTATTTCTGAGCGTGACATCCCAAGGATAGAGCCGTTGAGGAAAATATTTTGCCTACCACTTAGCTCTGGATGAAAGCCTGTGCCAACTTCAAGAAGAGAAGCAACATTTCCGGTAATTTCTACCGAACCAGATGTGGGGTAGGTGATGCGCGAAAGTATTTTTAGAAGGGTAGATTTTCCAGAGCCATTGCTGCCAATTATCCCTGTAATCTTTCCTCGCTTTACTGAATAGCTAACCCCTTGCAGGGCTTTAAACTTTCGTTTATTTCCCCCTTTGTTAATTTCGTATTCCTTTACAAGGTCTTTGATATGTATGCCAAACTCTTCTATCATACAATATCTGCCATTTTTTTATCTGCCTTTACAAAGCTCAATAAACCTATAAAAAGCAATACGGGAGTTATGATAATTGAAAGCCAGGCCATGGTACTAAAATCGGTACCAAACAAAAAACCTCTAAATAGCTCTAGCATTCCAGCCAAAGGATTGAGGTACACTAACCATTGCCACTCTTTACCTAAGAGTGAGACCAGCATAGAAGTAGGGTAAGCTACTGGAGTGAGAAAAAATAATAGCTGAAGAGCAAATGGAATAATTTGCTGTAAATCGCGATATCGTAACGAAATGGCACTAATAGTGAGACCAATACCCAAAGCTCCCATGGCAGTGCCAGCTAAAATAATTGGAAGGAAAAGCAATCCTTTCAAGCTTATATCATAATACAGGCAGGTGCCGATAAGTAAAACAAGTCCAACGGAGTAATCAACAAGTCCTACAAGTGCTTTGGCGGTAGGGATACTTAACCTTGGGAGGTATATTTTTTTCACCATGGCTTGCATGGCTACTATTGCCCCCGCTGACTGTGAAAGCACATAATTGAAGTAATTCCAAAAAATCAAACCGCTTAAAGCAAAGGCTAAAAATGGAATACCATCAGTAGGTATGCCTGCAATTTTGTTGAATAAGACAAATAATGTGGCAAGGCCAAATAGGGGTTGAATGATACTCCAGGCAAAACCCAAATAGGTTTGAGCATAACGGACATAAAGGTCTCTTGAGGCAAATGCTCTAATAAGGGCAGGGCTGCGCCAAAGTTCGGTAAGTGCATTTGAAATACTCGACCCTTTGGACGTAATTATGGTTTTTGTATTACTCTTCAAAATTGATCCCGTATTGCTGAGCAAGAATTCTATTAGGTTCTGCAAAATACTGCCTTAATTGGGTTTCTGCATCCTCAGGTATACTCATGTTACCAACATTCTTATTGGAGGTAAAATCCTTCAAACAGCCATGATAATCTGGTAAGCCTAAAAAACGATACACCTTTTGGATTTCGTCCCATGGGTTTTTGAAGAACCGTTCGTAGTCTAAAACCATCAATTGGTTTTTAGGAAAATGTTCCAACCACCCGTTCAGCTGTTTGGCATAAAGTCCTCGCGATTTGTACGAATACACGGCCTTCGAACTTCCATATTCCAGCTTCTTAGTTTCCAAAATACGCTCATCTTCTTTGTTTAAAGCATCTAAAAAGGATAAATTTTCGGCTCCTCGATTGACGTTCATTTTATAATGTGAAAAAGCACGGCCAATTGGATTCCGCAAGATAGTAATGAGCTTTAGGTTTGGATTGTATTTAAAGGCTCGAGCTGCACAATTTGCATCAAAAAGATAATGAGGTGTTGCTTCCCCCTGCAAGTGATTACGTTTCCATAGGAATCGCTTATGATACCAATTTACTCCTTCGTCATAGTTGAAGTCGAAGTAATGAACCTCTTTTTTTTTAGCAGAATCAATAAGCAAGTGTGCTGTTAAATACTCATAAAGCGAAGTTGTCCCCGACTTTTGGGCACCGATTACCAGGAAGTCAATTTTTCGCTTTTTAAACATGGCTTCGAAAGTAGTCAAGATTTAGGAGATTCTTCCCCACTGCATTTTACGTTTCACTTGGCTGTTAAAGTGTTGTAAAATACCATAATGCTCAGGCTGTCGTAGCTGTGGGTCTTTTTCTAAAAGGGTAATAGCGGCATTTCGGGCTTGTTCCAAAATGGCTCCGTCCTTCATCAGGTCAGCAATGTTGAGGTTTAAAATTCCACTTTGACGTGTTCCCATCAAATCTCCAGGTCCACGAAGCTTCATGTCTACTTCCGAAATTTCAAAACCATCATTGGTTCTTACCATAGTTTTAATCCTTGTTTTGGCATCGCTGCTCAGTTTGTGGCTGGTCATCAAAATACAGAAAGACTGCTCCGCACCACGACCTACTCGTCCACGTAGCTGATGCAGCTGGCTTAAGCCAAATCGCTCAGCACTCTCTATTACCATTACCGATGCATTGGGAACATTCACACCAACCTCTATTACAGTGGTGGCCACCATAATTTGGGTTTCACCTTTGGCAAATCGCTGCATTTCCCACTCTTTGTCAGCGGCTTTCATTTTGCCATGTACAATGCTTACTTGATAATCTGATTTGGGGAAAGCTCGAACAATACTTTCATAGCCATCCTGCAAATCTTTGTAATCCATTTGCTTGGATTCTTCAATTAGGGGGTACACTACATACACCTGTCGGCCTTTGGCAATTTCATCTTTCATAAAACCAAAAACCTTTAGCCTGTTGGAATCATAGCGATGCACCGTGGTTATGGGTTTTCTTCCAGGAGGCAATTCATCAATCACCGAAATATCAAGATTTCCATAAACAGACATGGCCAATGTGCGCGGAATAGGAGTGGCTGTCATGATAAGAATGTGCGGAGGAAGAGTGTTCTTTTTCCAAAGTTGAGCACGTTGGGCTACGCCAAAACGGTGCTGTTCATCAATTACCGCCATGCCCAGATTTTTATACTTCACTTTGTCTTCTATCAAAGCATGGGTGCCAATGAGGATGTTTAGGCTTCCGTCTTCCAATTTGGCATGAAGCTCTCTTCGAGCAGCAGCTTTAGTAGAGCCAGTGAGTAAAGCAATTTCTACTGGTAAATTTTCAACCAACTCTTTCAAACCGTTATAATGCTGGGTGGCTAGTATTTCAGTGGGCGCCATTAGGCAAGCCTGAAAACCATTGTCAATAGCCATCAGCATACACATCAGTGCCACTATGGTTTTGCCACTTCCCACATCTCCTTGTACCAAGCGGTTCATGTGCAGACCATGCATTATATCCTTACGGATTTCCTTTAGTACCTTTTTTTGTGCTCCGGTAAGCTCAAAAGGCAATTCATTATTGTAAAAGTTGTTGAAGTTTTCGCCTAAAGCGGAAAAAGCAAAACCCCGCTGCTTTATCTGGTGTATTTTCTTTTGGCGAATCATATCCAGCTGAAGCATAAAGAACTCGTCAAATTTCAAGCGGTATCTTGCTTTCTCAAGCCGCTCCACATTTTTAGGAAAGTGAACTTCAAAGTAAGAGGCCTCGCGAGGGGCGAGTCCGTTTTCTTTAAGAAATTCTGGGGGGTAGATTTCTGGCAATGCACCTTTGAGCTGTGGAAGCAATGTTTGCGTAAGCTTGGCCAGCGTCCTCGCGTTAATGTTTCTGCCGTTCAGCTTTTCAGTAGAAGGATATACAGGCTGCAATCCTTGTAGCGGACTAGCTTTAAATTCTTCTAATAATTCTATATCAGGATGCGCAAAGTTGTAGCGGTTGTTGAACATACTCGGCTTGGCAAATAGCACATAGGGCTGATTAAGCTTCAGCGAATTTTTGAGCCATTTAACACCCTTAAACCAAACTAATTCTACACTCCCAGTTTCGTCCACAAAGTGAGCGGTAAGCCTTTTGGTACGAGCCGCGCCCACTTCTTCCAATTTGGTGATTTTACCAATTATCTGAACCTCTGTTTCGGTAGAAGAAATTTCATTGATTTTGTAAAACCGACTTCTATCCACATAGCGAAAAGGGAAGAGATTGAGCAAATCACGATAGGTGAAAATGCGCAATTCTTTCTTCAGCAGATCAGCCTTGGCCGGACCTACTCCCTTTAAATATTCTATGGGTGTTTGAAGGATTTGCATAGATGGTCAAAAATAGGAAGAGCAATGGAATGGAGGATGTTGGAAAAATGTTGTTTTCCACATTATCATCTTTACTACAAAAGCTAAATTTAGCCACATGAAAATTAGATTTTGCTTTTTATTCCTTTTGGGTGCTATTAGATTTCTTATTGCCCAGTCAATAGATTTCACCCATCTCCATGTTTCTCTCGAACTAGATACAAACAAAAGCGCTGTCTATGGCAAGGTTCAGTTAGCTTTTAAAGCGGACACTACAACTGATTCTATTTACTTGAATGGCGTGAATATGGAGTTTGAAAAAGTGACGGTAAATAATGCAGAGGTGAAATATGCTTCAGATAACAAAGGTATTTGGCTGTGGCCAGAAGAGCTGTTAGATTCCAATTCTATTTCTATAAAATACACCGCTCACCCGCGAAGAGGAATGTTTTTTATTGGCTGGAATGATGAAACGGGGCTAAGCCGCAGGCAAGTTTGGACGCAAGGCCAAGGGATAGACAATCGCCACTGGGTACCACATTTTGATGAACAAACGGACAAACTAATTACCGAGATTGAAGTGCTTTTTGATAGCAAGTACGAGGTGATTTCGAATGGCTCCTTGGTTTCAAAGGAAGAAGAAGGCGATCAAATTCGCTGGCATTATAAAATGGCTAAACCACACAGTAGCTACCTTATGATGTTGGCAATTGGGAAATACGCTTTGAGGAAAACCGTGAGCAAATCAGGTGTTTCGCTTTGGCAATATTATTACCCCGATAGGGAGGAAGATTACAAGTGGTACTATTATAAAAATGAAGAGATCTTCAATTTTCTGGAAAAGGAAATAGGCGTGCCTTATCCATGGGAAAACTACAAGCAAGTGCCCGTTCAGGACTTTCAGCATGGGGCGATGGAAAATACCACGGCCACCATTTTTGGCGATTTCTTTTTGGTGGATGAGGTAGCTTTTAACGATAGAAACTACACCTACGTGAATGCCCACGAACTGGCGCATCAGTGGTTTGGCAATTTGGTGACAGCCACAGGTAGTGACGAACATTGGTTGCACGAAGGTTTTGCAACATATTACCAATGGCTTTCAGAGAAGCACTTGTATGGTCAAGACTTTTTTGACTGGGAGCGATACAAAGCCGCTCAAATGGTTTTTGAAGCTTCAAAAATTGATACGGTGCCTTTGGGAAGTGGAAAAGCGGGTTCAGCTCGGTTTTATCAAAAAGGGGCTTGGGTGCTTTATATGCTGAGCGAAAGTTTGGGTAAAGAAAAGTTTGATAAGGTTATTAAATACTATTTGGAGCAAAATGCTTTTGGGTTGGTCACCACGGATTCTTTGAATAGTGCGATTCAACAGGTTGCTGGAACAGATTATTCTTACTTTTTTCAAAAATGGGTTTACTCTTCGGGCGAACCAGCAGCAAAAGTAACCTCAAAGGTCAAAGAAGATGGTGTAATGGTTTTTAATCATACAAGTGATTCATACTTGAATATGTTTTTTGATATGAAGCTTGCGATTGAAGGTCAGGAACCATCGAAAAATGAACTATGGCTGATTACAGATAGTGCTAGTACGGAGTTTACATCTATGCCGGGTCAAAATCATAGATGCAAATACTGGATTGTCAATCCTAATATGCACGTATTAGCTGATATAACAGAAAACAAGCCAATTGAATATTTACAAATTCAATACGAGGAATCATTGGCGCTACTTGATAGGTATTATGCTGTGAGAAATGCAGAGCAGCATTCTCTTGAAGAAAAAGAAACCTTTTTGATAGAGGTTACAAAAAACGAAAGCGAGTTTTTCTCGGTACGAGCAGAAGCCCTTAAACAATTGGTAGAAGCCAATTACCCAAAATCAGATGAACTGCTTTTGCTGGCTTTGCAAAGCAAAGATGTGCAACTTCAAAAAGAAGCAATTAAGCTTGTAAAGAATCCAGAAGGGAAATTAATGAAAGCTGTGGCTGAATTGCGAAAAGGTGATTCTTATGAATTACGCGAAAGCGCAATAAATACAAGTATAGCAGGAGCTGACCCAAAAGAAAATGCATGGCTAAACGATGAGTTTTGGATGGAAAACCCAGGGGTACCGGATAATAAAATAGCGGTGGTCGTTCTGCTTTATCGCACGGCTATTTTTCAAGATAAAGAAGCTTTACAGGATTTGATTGATTACACTTCTTCGGGCTATGATTTTTTAACGCGCATCAATGCCATGCAAGCTTTGGGAGCATTACAGTATTTTGATGATGAGGTTGCGGCCAATTATTTTGATGCACTTTTTAGTCTAAACCGAACTTTAAGCCGAAATGCCAGACAAAATTTAAATGCCAATTATTCTACAGAATCGGGCAAGGAGGTGATTGATAAATATGTTGAAAGCCAAATGAATGTTTGGGATGATTTCCAGAAACGCTTGGTCAACCGTACATTTGGCCTAAATCTCGAATAATGCAGTCGCGCTACGCACGTTTTTTTCAGTTCATAATTATACTTGGCGATTTGCTCCTGCTGAATGGTTGCTACCTTTTGGCGGTGGCTTTCCGTTTTGATGAGCTTAAGCTTCAAAATACCGAGTATTACGACTATTATGTGCAGCTGGCGGTATTCTTCAATTTTTCATGGGTGCTTCTTGCTTTCTTATTTCGCACCTACGATATGCACCGAACGATGGAGCCACGAAAGGCTACATCCAAAGTGCTGAATGTATTCTTCATTCATCTCTTTATACTCTTGCTCTTATTGGTAAGTCTCAAAAAAGACGAGTACTCGCGATTATTCCTCACGTATTTTTACATTGCTTTTTTTGTGAGTGTGCTTCCCTGGCGATTTTATTTTCTGCGCTTTTTACGTGCTTATCGCAAAAGGGGATCTCACTTTAGACCTGTTTTGCTTTTAGGTTCTGGAGCAGGTTTGTTACGGTTTTACAAAGCTGTAGAATCCCATCCAGAGTATGGTTTGGCCATAAGCGGTTATTTTTCAGATTCTCCCATTGAAGGCATTCCCACCAAGGGTAGGGAAGAAGATGTGTTGGCTTTTTTGAAAAAGAATGAGGTGGACGAAATATTTTGTGCCTACCCATCGGGAGATCCGAGGCTTTTAAAGTGGCTGCATTTTGCTGATGAAAATTTGATTCGTTTCCGAATTGTGCCAGACCTGGGAGTGGAACACGCCACAGGAGTAGAAATTGATTTTTACCACGATGTGCCGATTTTAGTGCAACGTAAAGAACCGCTAGAGTATTTGCACAGCAGACTTTTAAAGCGTTTTGGGGATATTACTTTTTCTCTATTTGTAATATTCACAATCTTCCCATGGCTATTTTCGATATTGATTGTTGGTGTAAAGCTTTCTGGAAAAGGACCGGTATTTTTTAAGCAAAAGCGAACAGGGCTCAAGGATGGTGCTTTTACTATTTATAAGTTTAGGAGTATGGTGGTAAATGAAGCTGCGGATTCGCTTCAGGCTACGGTAGGCGATGCGCGAGTGACGTCCTTTGGGCGTTTTATGCGCACGCATAATCTTGACGAGTTGCCTCAGTTTTTTAATGTATTGAAAGGAGAAATGTCTGTAGTAGGGCCAAGACCGCACATGTTGGCACATACCGAAAAATATACAGCACTAATTGATAAATACATGGTGCGCCATTTTGCTAAACCAGGAATTACCGGATTGGCGCAGGTAAGTGGATACAGAGGGGAAACCCGAACTACGGAAGAGATGGAAGCTCGTGTAAAAACAGATGTGTACTACATTGAAAATTGGTCTGTGCTATTAGATGTG from Owenweeksia hongkongensis DSM 17368 encodes the following:
- a CDS encoding ABC transporter ATP-binding protein; the protein is MIEEFGIHIKDLVKEYEINKGGNKRKFKALQGVSYSVKRGKITGIIGSNGSGKSTLLKILSRITYPTSGSVEITGNVASLLEVGTGFHPELSGRQNIFLNGSILGMSRSEIKAKFDDIINFSGVADFIDTPVKHYSSGMYVRLAFSVAANLTPDILLVDEVLAVGDATFQQKCLEKMNDASTKDHRTVVFVSHNMSAVRQLCDEVIWLKEGQIVQVGSPDEITAAYLQSMDILSKELPIGLRTDRKGVGGAKITKLQWKNQEELLQSGKPAALEIEYEATEMQEIANLNFRLNIFNENGEYLTSLSNQMANFPFQQVAAKGRSVCRFDRLPLAEGSYYITTNLFINGIKCDRVERALSFKVIQGDYYGAGLTSFRDSPGVFIDQDWIYGKEL
- a CDS encoding sulfotransferase family 2 domain-containing protein, which gives rise to MILKIFRNKTKVLFLHIPKTGGTAVKKALKKKFKPKELQLIYGFENFKTGVRDFATNKKSLGIGHFGWEPEMENMFKDAFKITFLRHPVARVISHYWHFQRSTLEGDQYLKGMSFEDFLETSFAQDWQTKRLGGGLYDTSLTSKACFEEALKNVKSRFEFVGITEEMDKSAAILSKKLSIDIGDVKRKNVNPEKAKEHEMALKYEAVILAKNQYDLQLYEAGLTRLNLC
- a CDS encoding sulfotransferase, whose protein sequence is MKSPIIIIGMHRSGTSLVAKVLEKAGIFMGVIKDHNYEAMHFLSLNQQTLWAASASWLEPKVPEKLFWKTIPAKALYNEHFKINGKLQQLSYALKSPAWGWKDPRNTFTLNMWLSLFPNVKVIHVTRDCEEVAKSLSKRNTVKGEVNDPRLNDMNFNRELWKKYIDQGRSYKNLLGDRYFEIDYHEISTLNKTAITQLEKFTGKQLSQLFAHYVKTS
- a CDS encoding glycosyltransferase family 2 protein; protein product: MPSLATMPKVSVIIPNYNHEAYLPQRIESVLAQTFTDFELIILDDKSPDNSREVINEYAGLNPNIKTVFNTENTGSTFSQWNKGAEMAKGEYLWFAESDDYCESTLLEELVPLLDNNPDVGIAYAQTYLVNEESQIMNSYSKNLEFIYKTKEWEKDFVKPGKEAGKDWLYFHNPIPNASGAIIRKSVYMDIGMADTSMKLNGDWFLYAKILTHSNLAFCAKHLNYFRVHEHTQRHRARATGQVYNEIITINNYLREHIPGSDENADKAMAIVARWWIGSLFFQKRNAGYVRTNWKLYTTFRKYYPWLLPRILYHILFLMVRFVIRATGLLKLAKQLRNWLFPKKYFQH
- a CDS encoding O-antigen ligase family protein is translated as MAQAKQKNNILSTITMLLFALMPLVYVKTLVDKTLIPHQLFGSVGLVLLILAMLANKSISKAKVGWMLLSFVGFLVINMIAVSAAINPVESWATISRYMLSFGVLTALTVLFQAKKLNPESLIKGVVIFGTIAGVITLFEILKALGSGDFISNIYVVSGTFSHKNLLSSVIMLCLPFAIMGAVILEKGWKSLSLFLTFLLIAEVFVLRTRGVWLAVFISAFAFLLMFFTLRKRQSLDVKFPIKQIGLAAGMAVVLLIALFSAAKVSSSVSDTTNLENRFVFWNNSLEMLKENPVLGVGPGNWKINFPKYGLQGLENSVLQGITHVQRPHNDYLWVLTEAGPLALIFYVGIFALAFLQLAKSFKQPLNKKDLTIDISVGFGLMAYLVFSLTDFPLERTSHGLLVVAMLALVFRNVQLDQVKGSNVSARALMVIILGLGVFSTTVCAYRWQGEKASVKVLDANSQRNAQRMIPAAEEALNPYYNMDNFANPIRYYSSLGKLVLKDINGAMQDGLEAVDVAPYNIIALNQLGNVYKAQKQTDLALETYDKATEISPVMEAARMSSAEIYLDKGDYISAYGEMKYMFRNTKGPRYQKIMEAILPALVGNFEEHGEYNSLVQYLRSKNPKTPAQMLAFYREWKKH
- a CDS encoding ABC transporter permease; the encoded protein is MKSNTKTIITSKGSSISNALTELWRSPALIRAFASRDLYVRYAQTYLGFAWSIIQPLFGLATLFVLFNKIAGIPTDGIPFLAFALSGLIFWNYFNYVLSQSAGAIVAMQAMVKKIYLPRLSIPTAKALVGLVDYSVGLVLLIGTCLYYDISLKGLLFLPIILAGTAMGALGIGLTISAISLRYRDLQQIIPFALQLLFFLTPVAYPTSMLVSLLGKEWQWLVYLNPLAGMLELFRGFLFGTDFSTMAWLSIIITPVLLFIGLLSFVKADKKMADIV
- a CDS encoding glycosyltransferase family 2 protein, translated to MSVTFSIIIPVYNAAKTLADTLQSIAAQTYPHFEVICVNDGSTDRSAEILQKWNKANPKIDFTLINQENGGLGNARNRAIRASKNPWVAFIDADDIWLPNKLAEISSNLTKNQADVIYHSFTTFGGSRDRNRDIFPIHSIEDLLTKGNPLMPSAVVIRTGLLLEFPFSENPTVHGAEDFDLWLRLLQADKKFKHLDKPLTKYRETGGMSTRILEHLKHVVNVISKYHELAWFDDSIYQKAIARKNWEVGRFYHKNGKFEEAKKFYNKAGLLTQNQKLIQLLAILKISR